The nucleotide sequence TCAGAGCCCACCAGTTTGCAGGGCTGAGTCAACTAGTTTGGCTCTACCTCGACCATAATTACATCAATGCTGTGGATGGCCAGGCTTTCCATGGGATACGAAGGCTCAAAGAACTGATCCTCAGCTCAAATAAGAtcacacagctgaaaaacaacactttcCATGACGTTCCTAATTTACGTAATCTTGATCTTTCCTACAATAAACTGCAGGTTCTGCAGCCTAATCAGTTCCTGGGTTTACGGAAACTGCTGAGTTTACACTTGAGGTCAAATTCCTTAAAAACTGTGCCAATGCGAGTGTTCCTCGACTGTCGCAACCTGGAGTTTCTTGATATTGGCTACAACAGGCTACGGAGCCTGACCCGTAATGCCTTTGCAGGACTCCTTAAACTCATCGAGCTTCATCTGGAGCACAACCAGTTCTCAAAGATAAATTTTGCTCATTTCCCCCGTCTGACTAACCTGAGGGCACTCTATTTACAGTGGAACCGTATCAAACTACTAACCCAGGGCCTGCCATGGATGTGGACTTCCTTGCAAAAGCTGGATCTTTCAGGAAATGAACTCCAAGTGCTGGACCCGAGTACGTTCCAATGCCTCCCTAATCTCCAGACACTTAATCTGGACTCCAACAAACTCAGCAATGTGTCTCAACAGACGGTGGAGGCTTGGATCTCCCTCACCACCATCAGTCTGGCTGGTAATTTGTGGTACTGTAACCCCAACATATGTCCCCTGGTGGCCTGGCTCAAGGCCTTTAAGGGCAACAAGGAGTCCACTATGATTTGTGCTGGCCCAAAAGAGGCACaaggagagaaagtgacagacGTGGTGGAGACTTACAACATCTGTACAGCAACACCGACTCCTATACCTACAACGACATCGCCCCTCACTTCTGCATTTCACCCTGAGCTGCTGCCTCTTCCCACACAGTCCGTGGTCGATAAGAAGCCAAACTGGAACAGGACAGCCTCCCCGACTCCTTCCGAGGCCTCCCCCACCATCCCCTTGCCAGACACTGAGTATGTGTCCTTCCACAAGATCATAGCTGGTAGCGTGGCCCTCCTCTTATCTGTGGCTATAATTCTCCTGGTTATCTATGTCTCATGGAAGCGCTACCCTAGCAGTATCAAACAGCTTCAGCAGCGCTCTGCGGTTAAAAAGCGCCAGAAAAAGGCTCGGGAGACAGAGCGCTCCCTTAATTCTCCACTGCAAGAGTACTATGTGGACTACAAGCCTTCACACTCAGAGACTATGGATGTGCTGGTTAATGGGACAGGACCTTACACATACACCATCTCAGGCTCCAGGGAATGCGAGGTATGACCGTTGCCCTCCAAAAATCCATTTCCACTGCGAGGCATGAGAGGTAAATTTTCTAACAATCTGCGGAGaaaaatacttttctttttctcctctgctcttgtctgttttttgggggggataAGGAAGTAAAGGTCAGTGCATGGTGACTTGTTTTGCAATATGCTGGGTTTGTTCAGTTCCGTATGATTAC is from Lates calcarifer isolate ASB-BC8 linkage group LG13, TLL_Latcal_v3, whole genome shotgun sequence and encodes:
- the LOC108878725 gene encoding leucine-rich repeat transmembrane neuronal protein 4, with the protein product MQQRALNMRRSRHRANMGLPVLFRWLVFTVVVPAWLLAAAPSSIRERPCPQSCRCDGKIIYCESNAFRDVPSNVSVGTQGLSLRYNSLVNLRAHQFAGLSQLVWLYLDHNYINAVDGQAFHGIRRLKELILSSNKITQLKNNTFHDVPNLRNLDLSYNKLQVLQPNQFLGLRKLLSLHLRSNSLKTVPMRVFLDCRNLEFLDIGYNRLRSLTRNAFAGLLKLIELHLEHNQFSKINFAHFPRLTNLRALYLQWNRIKLLTQGLPWMWTSLQKLDLSGNELQVLDPSTFQCLPNLQTLNLDSNKLSNVSQQTVEAWISLTTISLAGNLWYCNPNICPLVAWLKAFKGNKESTMICAGPKEAQGEKVTDVVETYNICTATPTPIPTTTSPLTSAFHPELLPLPTQSVVDKKPNWNRTASPTPSEASPTIPLPDTEYVSFHKIIAGSVALLLSVAIILLVIYVSWKRYPSSIKQLQQRSAVKKRQKKARETERSLNSPLQEYYVDYKPSHSETMDVLVNGTGPYTYTISGSRECEV